The genome window GGTCGTGGTTTTCCTGGACGCAGATCTCACGGCTGTGGAACCCGGCATGGTTCGCGCGTTGAGTAGCCCCTTTGCCAATCCCCAGGTGCAGATGGTCAAGGCGCATTATGTCCGCGCCCTGCACGGTCAGGAGGGCTCGGGTGGCCGCGTCACGGAATTGACCGCCAAGCCCCTCCTAGCGGCATTGTTTCCACAGGTCAGGGGGATTCAGCAGCCGCTCGGCGGGGAGTACGCCCTGCGCCGCAGCGCGGCCTTAGAACTCCCCTTTGTCGCAGGGTACGGGGTAGAGGCGGGGTTGCTTATCGACGTCGCCCGGCGCTACGGGCAGGAGGCCATCGCGCAGGTGGATCTGGGCGTAAGGCACCATAGGAATCGCCCGCTAGCGGAACTTGGGCCGATGGCGCACCTCGTGGCCGCCACGATCCTTGGGCGCGCCGGGGTAGGAGAGCAGGAAGTGCCTCAACGCCCACCGCTTTCCACCATGCTGAGTACCGATAAAAGGAGCCTTGCCCCATGATGTTTTTGATGTGGATATTGCTGATCCTGGTTCTGGGAGCGCTCACCGTGGTGGGCACGTGGGCCTGGGGGCGGATATTCGGGCGCGGAGAGGTGGACGCCCCGGTGCTGGACCAAGCCCGGGTGCGCGAGCATAATCAGGAGGCCCTGGATCGGGGCGACCTGGACGATGTGCGCTTTGACCTGGTTATTCGCGGTTATCGCCCTGATCAGGTGGACGCGGTGGTGGAAGCCTTATGGCAACGCATTAAGGCATTGGAGGAGCAGGCCGCCCAGCGCGAGCAGGTGAAAAGTGACTAGGCTTGTTGGGGTACCTGAAGAAAAGTATCAAGGAGCCTTGGTGAAATGGCAGCGATGAAGCCGCGTACTGGTGGCGGTCCGATGGAAGCCGTGGTGGAAAACCGCAAGATCGTTATGCGTATCCCCTCCGATGGTGGTGGAAGGCTCGTGGTGGAGATGACGCACGAGGAGGCGGCGGAACTGGGAGAGTTGCTTAGCCAGGCCGCTGAGTCCTAAGAAGAGAGTCACCTTATATCCTGTGGGGAGTATCACCCCACGACCCCGGACAGGAGTAGCCGCCCCACATGCTGCACGATGTCATTGACGTTTTGGCCGATCCCATTGACGGGACGCCCCTGCGCGGGGCCGATGATTTTCGGCGCCTAGAATCCGAGTCTGGCCATAGCTATGACATCGCCCGCCAGGGTTACGTTACCCTGGCCGGGGGTTCGGGGTTGCGTCATTCCGGCGATGATATGGACATGGTGCGCAATCGGGAGACCTTCTTAAGCCGAGGGCACTTCGCCCCCTTCGTGGAGGCGGTGACGCACGCCGTGGATGATGCCCTCGATGCCGCCCAGGTTCCCGATGACGCCGAGCCCGTGATCTGCGAGGTCGGCGCGGGCACCGGCTATTATCTTTCCCATACCCTTGACACCGTGGTGGGGGCCCGGGGTGTGGGCCTTGATGTATCCATGCCCGCAGCGAAGCACCTGGCCAAATGCCATCCACGAGTAGGGGCGGTGGTGGCGGATGCGTGGTCGCGCCTTCCGCTGCGCGATTCCTCGGTGGACGTGATCACCGTGATCTTTGCTCCCCGTAATGCGGAGGAGTTCGCCCGCGTGCTCACCGAGCGCGGCGAGGCGGTGGTGCTCACGGCCGATACCGGACACCTTGCTGAGTTGCGCGAGCCGCTGGGGATCATTGATGTGGAAAAGGGCAAGGTGGATCGCCTTATCGAGCAGGCGGCCGGGCATCTTGTCCCGGTGGCGCAGCCCCGTACCATCGAGTTCCCCATGACGCTGGATCAGGATTCCATCGCGGCGCAGATCGGTATGAGCCCCTCCGCCCGGCACATCGAGCCTGCGGAGTTGCAGCGCCGGATTGCCGCCTTGCCGCCCACGATGACGGTCACAGCCCGGGCGACCATCACGCGGCTGGGCCGCGCACGCTAGAAAACTAGAGCGCTAGAAACTAGAGGAGCCGCCACCCCCGGCGAAGCCACTGCTAAAGGTGGTGTTCACCGCGCTGGTGGAGCCGGAGCCGCCGGAGGAATCGCTGGTATCGCTGAGGTACCAGCTGTGCACCAGCATGAAGGGCACGAAGGAGTGGACTCCGTAGCCCGGACGCCAGTCGGAGTCGCCAAGTCGGGGCACGCGGTGCGTATCGGAGGTTTCGGCAAAGTCCGTGTCCCGTATATCGCGGATTGCCTCGGCGTAGTCGCGGAGCAGGGCGGCGTAACGATCGGGGAAGTCCTCGGCGGAGAGATCGGAGCGTAACTCCGCGGCGCGGTGGGCGAGGTCTTGTACCCGTGAACTCTTGGCGTGGTCGAGGGCGCTCTCAATATCCTTTTCCAGGCGGATCGCCTCCGCCTCGCGCGCGGTGGCGTCGCCACGCTCGATCTTGGCCAGGAGTGTGATTTGCTGGCCCGCCAAGCGCAGGGAACCCATGAGCGCGTGGGCCCGGCCGATGTCCTTGCTGTGGCGGCGGAATTGCTTATTGGGGGAATCCGGGGTGAGGCCCCAGGAATCCATCTCCTGGGGCAGTGCGGAAAACCGCGTACTCAGGGAATCCCAGCGTTCCCGCAGATCCTCGGAGGCCAGGGGAGAACGCAGCCCACGCAGTTCCTCGGTGCTGCGCGGCACGGTGAGTGCCAGGTGCGCGTATTCCGAGCGCAGTTCCTCGTAGCGCGTCCTGGCAGTTTGGGCGTTCCTGCGGCGGAAAATACCAAGGAGTAGCGCCCCGAGCCCGGCCCCGCCGCCCGCGAGGGCCCCGAGGATCGTCCACGGAAAGTCTTCGTCCTCCGGCTGAGCCGTGGCGGCGTGGAGCCCGTCCAGAAAGCCCTGGGCTATATCGTCCTTTCGCAGCGCGGGCTGCATGGCGGAGAGCGCGGATTCCCGGTGGGATTCCTCATTGAGGTGCAGGTCCTCGCACACCTGATCGGCGCAGTAGATACCCATGTTGCGGTCGGCCATATCGGCGGACACGATGAGGCTGCCCGGGGCCCACGTCTTTCCCTCGCCGGTTCCCTGGGGAACCAGATCGGGGCGGTGTTCTCCTATCCAGTCCAGGAAAGCGTCGTTAAAGGAGGAGCCCAGGTGATCTACCACCACGTAATTCACCTGGGTCACGGACTCCGGCAGGCCTAAGCCGGGGGTTTCGGCTTCCAGCCGCTGCGTATCGTCGGCATCGAGGCGGTATCCAGGATCGTCAATGCGCACGAATCCCTCGGTGGCGCCCACCGGGGAGGCGGCGATCATGAGTACCGCGGTGGCGGCGAGGAGGCCTTTAGAACTCCGCATCGAGTTCCTCTTCCGCCCAGTCGGGCAGCCGGGAGGTATCCAGGGAACCGGCGGAGCGCTGGAAGCAGCGTTCCACCCGAGCGGCCCCGGATTCGTGCACGCGGATCTCGGCGCAGCCGCCCTCGATGTACACGCGGCTGGCCATGGAGACGGCACCGCCATCGGCAAAGACCTCCACGGTGGAGCCGTCCACGATGATGGTGAGGGAATCGGAATCGCCCTCGGCGAGGGGAGCGGTGGCCGGAACATCGCCGGTGTGATGGGGATTCATGGAGCGATCCAGCACCAGGGTGGAGCCTCGGTGAGAGATGCTGGCGGCGGGGGCCCCGGTGGCGTCGATAAGCTCCACGGTGACCTCGGATCCCTCCGGCACCTCGCACAGGCCCGTCCAGGATTGGGCGCGCTGGGTGTGCGTGATTTGTTCCACCAATCCGGCGGCGGGGGTTTGGAAGAGCACCCCGCCCTGGAGGGTGGTCACGCGGGGAATGGACATGGCGTTGGCCCAGCCCTCGGCGGCCAGGCTGCGGTGCGCGGTGGGATCGTCCAGGCGGCCCACGCCGTTGAGCTGGCCGACGATCGCGGCGCGGTCAAAGCGATCGTCCTCCTCCATCGTACCGAAGGTGAAGGTGGTGTTGCGCGGGCGGGTGAAGTCGTGGCCATAATCAATGCGGCGGAACGGGCTGCTCACGGTAAAAACGGCCTCGTGCAGGTGGCCCACCAGGTAACCGGAGACGTCGATCCCCTCGCTCTCCAGGGTCACCAGGAGTACGTCGTGGATCTGGCCGTCCACTTCATCGCGCAGGCGCAGGATACGCGGGGAGACGATGCGGGATTGGGGATCGATCCCGGTCTCTTCCTCGAAGCGCAGCACGCCCTGGAATAGCCAATCTCGGCCGTCCTCGGAATGGAGCATGGCCAGGCCGGGTTCTGCCATCGTGCCGGTGACGGCGAGCATGAGCCAGCCCGCGTGCCCCTCGTTGCGATCCTCGTTGGTCACCCAATCCGGCACCACGCAGGGGGAGCGGAAGTTGGTGATTCCGGCCTGAGCCCCGGTCTCATCGCCCACCACGGGGCCCAGGCGGCGTACCTGGGAATCCACGGCCAGGGGATCCTCGGAGAGATCGGCGGTGGTGGCGGGGAGGTTATCGATGCGGGCCAGGTGAATCTCGGTGCTCTGGTGGGCGCCGCTCTGCTCGGTCACGGAGGTGAAATAGAGGTTCAGCCCGCCGTCGATAGCGGCTACGGAACCCGCGCGCACCTTGGCCTCGCCCTCGGCGGGGGCCAGCACATCGTCGCACTCCTCCCACTCGTAGGGGGTGTCCTCGGAGAACTGGTGCCCCCAGCGGGCGGGCGCCGCGGGGTGGGGGCGGTACTGGTGAAAGACGTGCCAGGTATCTCCGTCGAGGAGGACGGCGGCGGGGGCGTCGAGCACACCGGCCTCGGCGGTGAGGTGAAGCTCGGGGCGATAGTATTCGATGCTCATGGTGAAAACGCCTTTCGTGATAATGAGGTGGGGGAGACTATTGCTTGATTTCCGTGGTGTGGATTTGCTGTTCTAAATCCTCGGGGGCGAGCATAGCCCGGGAAAAGTCGGCGGTGAGGGGGAGCCGCAGGGAAAGGTCCGTGCCGGGGCATAATTCCACCACCCCGGAGGCCAGCGTGAAATCTAAAACGTGCCCACCCGCGCTGCGCTGGGAATCCAGAAAATGCACGTGGCAGCCGGGCACACCAATGCCCTTTTCATACACCGGGGTGCGGAAACCTCCGATCACCCCCGATACCTGGTGGAAATGCCGCTCGGTATCGTCGCCGGTGGCCTCGATCATGGGGCGATATGGCTTGGACTGCTTTGTCACGGTACGCACCGTGACCTGGCTAAACGTCCCGGTGATGCGCACCGCATACATGTAATTCTCGCTGGGTTGCAGCTCATCAATAAAGGCCGCGAGTTCCGATCGGCGCAGCCCCGGCGGGGGAGTCCCGGTGATGTGGGGGACGAAATTGGTCATCACGGTAAACGGGGAGCGCTGATCCAGGGTCGCGCGCCGGGCGCTGCCATCGCCGCGCACCTGATAACACACCCCATCGAGCACAATCATTTCCCCGTCCAGGGCATCAAAGGTGCCGATACCAAAATTGCCGTGGCCGAGAAGTTCGCCCACGGTCATTTCACCATCGTAAATGCCGTCCAGGAGGGCCGTCATCAAAGAGTTCTGGAAAATGGTATGCCGCTGCGTGGGAAATGCCTTTCCGTTCCCATGCCGCCCGAGGATAGTCACGCGCGCCATTTCCTGCACGGAGGCGGGGAGGAAAGCTAAGAAAGGCGCGTGACCAGCGTCATTCCCGCACCGAAAGGCAGGTGGGATACCAGGGCCTGCTCGCCCAGGGAACCCAGGTGCTCCTGGGCGGTGCGAGCGGCCACGGTGGCCTGATCCTTGCGGGAGGCATCGCCCACGGTGGCGTCGAGAAGCGCGTCCGCGAGCACCAGCGTGCCGCCGGGAACGAGCAGGGGCCAGGCGGCGTCGATCACCGCGCGCAGATCCACGGGCTCCACCTCGGCATAGACCAGTTGATAGCTTGCGGGGGCCATGCGGGAGAGGACGTCGAGTGGCCGGGAGGGGAGGAAGCGTCCGCGCGAGGGCGGGTAACCCGCCGCGCGGAAGGATTCCTTGGCCTGGCGCTGGTGCTCGGCCTCGGGGTCGATACAGGTCACCGTGCCCTGCCCGGGCATACCGCGCAGCAGGTACAGCCCCACCACAGCCAGCGCCGGGGTCAGCGCGATGGCCCCCATGGACTTTTCCCGGCCGCCGGCGGCCGTCAGCGTGCTTAGCAACATTCCGGTGAGGTGATCGGGGGCGTTGAGCCCGTACTCCTCGGCGTCGCGCCGCGCCGCGGCAATGGCCTTATCGACGCTCGCTTCCGGACCCTCGTCCTGGGCGGGGAGCGAATTGATGAAGTCTCGGAGAGAATCGAAGGCTGTTTCAGTCACGCCCCTTAGTGTAAGCCGGGCGTGCGGCGCACCGAGGCAGGGCGCGCGGGGATGTTTTTGTGCCTCACAGGTACCTCTACGGAGGCTCTATGGCCTTTGGGAGATCGACTTGGCAAGATGGAGGCCATGATGACGCACGAACGCGATGATAACGCCATGCTTGCCGACGCCCCGGGAGACACCGAGGCATTGACCGGCACCGCCGCGTTCGATGCGGGAACGGGAGACATGCCCTCCTGGGGTGAACTCGTGGCCGAGCACGCCGATAGCGTGTACCGCCTGGCCTACCGCCTCAGTGGCGATCAGCACGACGCCGAGGATCTCACCCAGGAGACCTTCATGCGCGTGTTCCGCTCGCTCAAGCACTACCAGCCGGGCACCTTCCGGGGCTGGCTGCACCGGATCACCACCAACCTCTTTCTGGATATGGTGCGCCACCGCAACAAGATCCGCATGGAGGCTCTACCGGAGGACTACGAGCGGGTGCCGGGCACGGACATGACGCCCGAGCAGGCCTACCACGTCAATCACCTCAACCCCGTGCTTCAGGAGGCCCTGGACCAACTGGCCCCGGATTTTCGCGTGGCCGTGGTGCTCTGTGACGTGGTGGGAATGAGCTACGAGGAGATTGCCGACACCCTGGGTGTGAAGATGGGCACGGTGCGCTCGCGCATTCACCGGGGCCGCTCGCAGTTGCGCGCCAGCCTGGAAAACGCGGCGGAGGGAAGCGAGGACGCGCGCCTGCTGCTGCCGATCGCGCAGCGCTAATCGGGCAAGGAGGGGTAGCGTTGAGCACCATGAGCTTTGATACACACGAGCGGGAGCACCGCGGAGGGCAGCCGCGCAAGAAGCGCCCCCGCGTTTTTGCCTCGGTGGATCATCTGAACCCCGAGGTGGTGGCGGCCTTCGTGGACGGCGAACTGTGCGAGGTTGCCCTTCACCGCGCCCGCGTTCACCTCGTACATTGCGGGGAGTGCCGGGGGGAGGTACACCGGCAGCGCCTGGCCGCCGAGGCCCTGCACGAGGCGAACTGGACCGCCGACGTCCGCCCGCCCCGCGAACTGCTGGGACGGCTCCACGACATCGCCAAGGGGGCCTGCGCTCCGGGCCCCGGCGCCGAGGCGGTGCCCACGCCGCAACCGGAGACGGTGCTGGATAAGTTAGAGGTATTCATGCGCACCATGCGCAAGAACACTGGGCTGCGGTGATGGAATAGTGTTTTCGAGCATCGGTTGGCCGGAGATTTTTGCGATTCTCATTCTGGGGCTCATCGTGATCGGCCCGGAGCGGCTTCCGGGATTGATCCAGGACGTGCGCGCCGCAATTTACGCGGCGCGCAAAGCCATTCATAACGCCAAGGCGGAACTCAACGGGGATTTGGGCGCGGAGTTCGAGGAACTGCGCAAACCCATCTCCGAGGTGGCCAAATGGCAGCGCATGGGGCCGCGCGCGGCGATCACCAAGGCGCTCTTTGATGGGGACGAGGAGTTCATGGATTCCTTTGATCCCAAGAAGGTCATGGCTCAGGAAACCGCGGGGCAGGCGCACCGGCGGGCCACCGGGGAGGCCGCTGCGCATGCGGCTCCCAGCGCTCCGGCTGCTTCGTCTCGGCGCGCCCCTGAGGCTGCGCCGCAGCACCGCTCGGCCCCTCCCGCAGCCGCGGGCGGGGAGTTTAACTGGGCCGATATTATGTAAGCCCGCGCTCTTCGCGTTCCCCGTGCTCCGTGCTTAACGCGGGGAGCGGGTGACCCCCAGCCCCAGTGGCCTCCCGGCCAGGGATTGCCGCCGCACCGCCAATTTCTCCGCCAGGGCCGAGCAGGCCTGGCCAGCGGGGGAGTCCGGCTCGCTCAACACCACCGGGGTGCCGGTATCCCCGTGCACGCGCAGCGCCGGGTCCAGGGGGATCTGCCCCAGCAGCGGCACGCTGCCCCCGGTGAGCGTGCTCAAACGGCTGGCCACCTTCTCGCCGCCACCGGAGCCAAAGACCTCCATCGTGGTGCCATCGGGCAGCACCATCGCGGACATATTCTCGATCACCCCGGACACCCGCTGCCGGGTCTGCTGGCTGATCGAGCCCGCGCGCTCCGCCACCTCCGAGGCCGCCGCCTGCGGCGTGGTGACGATGAGCAATTCCGCGTTGGGCACCAACTGCGCCACCGAGATGGCCACGTCGCCCGTGCCGGGGGGAAGATCGAGGAGCAGCACGTCCAGATCGCCCCAAAACACGTCGCTGAGGAACTGCTGAATAGCGCGGTGCAGCATGGGGCCGCGCCACACCACCGGGGCATTGCCCTCCACGAACTGCCCGATGGAGATGAACTTCACCCCGTGGGCGATCGGGGGGAGGATCATGTCCTCCTCCATCACGGTGGGGGCCTGATCCGAGCCCATCAGGTGCGGCACCGAGTGGCCATAAATATCGGCATCCACAATGCCCACGCGCAGGCCCTTGGCGGCGAGCCCCGCGGCCAGGTTCACGGTCACGGAAGACTTCCCCACTCCGCCCTTGCCCGAGGCCACCGCGAATACCCGCGTGGTGGAGTCCGGCTGGGCAAAGGGGATCACCGGCTCGCTGCCGGAACCGCGCAGGGTGGTGCGCAGTTGGCGGCGCTGCTCATCACTCATCACGTCCGTGGTGACGGTGACGGACTCCACGCCCGGGATCTCGGCCACGGCGGCACGGGTATTGGTTTGCAGGGTATCGCGCATGGGGCAGCCCGCGATGGTGAGGTAAATCTCCACGGCCACCGCACCGCCGTCGATGGCGATGGACTTCACCATGCCCAGCTCGGTGATGGGTTTGCCTAGTTCCGGATCCTCCACGCGGGAGAGGGCCTTGCGTACATCGGATTCGCTCAGGGTAGACATCACCTCACACCTTACTCCCCGCTAGGGGCGAGTCTCCTCTCTCAGATCGCCCTGGGTGGGCTCGCGCAGATCGGCGGGGGATTCCATGGCCTGAGCTGCGGCATCATCAAGCTTGGCCTCGATGCGCTCCAGCAGCGCGTGGACGTCTTCTAACTCGTGGCGCAGGTAATCGCGCGAGACCATGTCACCCACCGCCAGGCGCACGCCGGCGAGTTCCCGCGCCAGGAACTCAGTATCGGCCTTGGTTTGCTCCGCGCGGCGGCGATCGTTGTTGAGGGTGACTTTATCGCGGTCTTCCTGGCGGTTCTGGGCCAAGAGGATCAGCGGGGCGGCGTAGGCCGCCTGGGTGGAAAAGGCGAGGTTGAGCAGGATGAAGGGGTAGGGGTCCCAGTTCCACCAGAAGCCGCCGACGTTGAGCGCGATCCACACGATCACAATGACGGTCTGCCACATGAGGTACTTGCCCGTGCCAAAGAAGCGGGCCACCTTTTCCGCCACCGCGCCCACGGCGTCATCGTTGATATTGATGAACTTGCGCTTGGACTTGGCCACCGGGGTGTCGAGGAAGTGAATACGCTCGCGCTCGGCCATGATGGTTCTCCTTGGGCGTGAGGGGGATGTGGATGGGGATTAGCCGCGCTGATGGGGGCGCAGGCCGTGCTCGCGCCAGTTCTCCGGCAGCATGTGATCCAGCAGATCGTCCACGGCCACGGCGCCGAGCAGGTGATTATCCTCGTCGATCACCGGGCCGCACACCAGGTTATAGGTGGCGAAGTACCGGGCGGCGGTTTCCTGATCGTCATCGGCATACAGCGGGGGAAGGTCGGGGTCGAGGATTCCCGAGATGAGCGTGGACGGCGGCTCCCGGAGGAGTTTTTGCAGGTGAACGCAGCCCAGGTAGCGGCCGGTGGGCGTGGCCGTGGGCGGGCGCACCACGAAGATGAGGGAGGCCAGGGATGTGGGTAACTCGGGATCGCGGGCCAGGGCCAGGGCCTCGGCCACGGTGGTTTGCGGGCTCAAGATCAGCGGCTCCGGGGTCATGAGCGCGCCCACGGTATCCGGGGAAAAACTCATCAGGCGGCGCACCGGGGCGGATTCCTCCGGGTCCATGAGTTCCAGCAGCACCTCGGCGGTGTTATCGGGGAGTTCCTGGAGAATATCGGCGGCGTCGTCCGGGTCCATCTCCTCCAGCACGTCGGCGGCGCGCTCGATGTCGAGGGTTTCGAGCAGTTCCGCCTGGCGCTCGTCGGGCATCTCCTGGAGGACGTCGGCCAGGCGGTCGTCGTCAAGCTCATTGGCGAGCTGATTGCGCTGCGTGGAGGGCAGGGAATGGAGGTAATTGGCCACGTCCGCCGGGCGCATATCCTCAAAGGAGGCGATGGTATCGGCCAGGGTATCGGTGCGGCCCACGCCAGCGGCGGTGATGCCGTGCACGTATTGCCACTCCACGGTGAACAACTCCCGGGAGCGGAAGCCCTGGCGCGCGCCGAACACGGCCACGCGGGAGAGCACCCAATCGCGGGTGCGGGTGCGCTCCAACTCCACGTCTGCGATCTCCACCGCGCGCCCGTGCAGGTGCTCCAATTCTGGCTCGTCCGTGTGGATCTTCGAGCCCACCAGATCGCCCATCACGGTGAGTTCCCCGGTGCGCGGCTGGAAGGAGCGCATGGATACCGAACCCGTGGCCAGGGTGATGTCACCGGGCTCGATGGCGGCGATGCGCAGCATGGGCACGAAGATCTTGCGCTTGTTCACCAACTCCACCACCAGGCCCAGGGCGCGGGAGGTGTGTCCCTCCGGGCGGATATTGACCACGACGTCGCGCACGCGGCCGATCGGGTCCATATCCGGGCCGCGCACCACCATGCCGGAAAGCCTGCCGGAATATACGCGGGTGACTGCACTCATAAATGCAGAGTGTACAGCAGGGGCGGGGCGGG of Corynebacterium sp. 21KM1197 contains these proteins:
- the budA gene encoding acetolactate decarboxylase, whose protein sequence is MLGRHGNGKAFPTQRHTIFQNSLMTALLDGIYDGEMTVGELLGHGNFGIGTFDALDGEMIVLDGVCYQVRGDGSARRATLDQRSPFTVMTNFVPHITGTPPPGLRRSELAAFIDELQPSENYMYAVRITGTFSQVTVRTVTKQSKPYRPMIEATGDDTERHFHQVSGVIGGFRTPVYEKGIGVPGCHVHFLDSQRSAGGHVLDFTLASGVVELCPGTDLSLRLPLTADFSRAMLAPEDLEQQIHTTEIKQ
- a CDS encoding methyltransferase domain-containing protein; translated protein: MLHDVIDVLADPIDGTPLRGADDFRRLESESGHSYDIARQGYVTLAGGSGLRHSGDDMDMVRNRETFLSRGHFAPFVEAVTHAVDDALDAAQVPDDAEPVICEVGAGTGYYLSHTLDTVVGARGVGLDVSMPAAKHLAKCHPRVGAVVADAWSRLPLRDSSVDVITVIFAPRNAEEFARVLTERGEAVVLTADTGHLAELREPLGIIDVEKGKVDRLIEQAAGHLVPVAQPRTIEFPMTLDQDSIAAQIGMSPSARHIEPAELQRRIAALPPTMTVTARATITRLGRAR
- a CDS encoding DUF3117 domain-containing protein translates to MAAMKPRTGGGPMEAVVENRKIVMRIPSDGGGRLVVEMTHEEAAELGELLSQAAES
- a CDS encoding glucosyl-3-phosphoglycerate synthase; its protein translation is MSSPGQAGAHAGLAHVSVVIPALNEEATVARVVRAALADRPGQVLVIDADSRDATARRAAEAGATVVNWREVLPEVSTVPGKGESLWRGVAAASGEVVVFLDADLTAVEPGMVRALSSPFANPQVQMVKAHYVRALHGQEGSGGRVTELTAKPLLAALFPQVRGIQQPLGGEYALRRSAALELPFVAGYGVEAGLLIDVARRYGQEAIAQVDLGVRHHRNRPLAELGPMAHLVAATILGRAGVGEQEVPQRPPLSTMLSTDKRSLAP
- a CDS encoding Mrp/NBP35 family ATP-binding protein, with product MSTLSESDVRKALSRVEDPELGKPITELGMVKSIAIDGGAVAVEIYLTIAGCPMRDTLQTNTRAAVAEIPGVESVTVTTDVMSDEQRRQLRTTLRGSGSEPVIPFAQPDSTTRVFAVASGKGGVGKSSVTVNLAAGLAAKGLRVGIVDADIYGHSVPHLMGSDQAPTVMEEDMILPPIAHGVKFISIGQFVEGNAPVVWRGPMLHRAIQQFLSDVFWGDLDVLLLDLPPGTGDVAISVAQLVPNAELLIVTTPQAAASEVAERAGSISQQTRQRVSGVIENMSAMVLPDGTTMEVFGSGGGEKVASRLSTLTGGSVPLLGQIPLDPALRVHGDTGTPVVLSEPDSPAGQACSALAEKLAVRRQSLAGRPLGLGVTRSPR
- a CDS encoding glycoside hydrolase family 32 protein, whose amino-acid sequence is MSIEYYRPELHLTAEAGVLDAPAAVLLDGDTWHVFHQYRPHPAAPARWGHQFSEDTPYEWEECDDVLAPAEGEAKVRAGSVAAIDGGLNLYFTSVTEQSGAHQSTEIHLARIDNLPATTADLSEDPLAVDSQVRRLGPVVGDETGAQAGITNFRSPCVVPDWVTNEDRNEGHAGWLMLAVTGTMAEPGLAMLHSEDGRDWLFQGVLRFEEETGIDPQSRIVSPRILRLRDEVDGQIHDVLLVTLESEGIDVSGYLVGHLHEAVFTVSSPFRRIDYGHDFTRPRNTTFTFGTMEEDDRFDRAAIVGQLNGVGRLDDPTAHRSLAAEGWANAMSIPRVTTLQGGVLFQTPAAGLVEQITHTQRAQSWTGLCEVPEGSEVTVELIDATGAPAASISHRGSTLVLDRSMNPHHTGDVPATAPLAEGDSDSLTIIVDGSTVEVFADGGAVSMASRVYIEGGCAEIRVHESGAARVERCFQRSAGSLDTSRLPDWAEEELDAEF
- the tatB gene encoding Sec-independent protein translocase subunit TatB codes for the protein MFSSIGWPEIFAILILGLIVIGPERLPGLIQDVRAAIYAARKAIHNAKAELNGDLGAEFEELRKPISEVAKWQRMGPRAAITKALFDGDEEFMDSFDPKKVMAQETAGQAHRRATGEAAAHAAPSAPAASSRRAPEAAPQHRSAPPAAAGGEFNWADIM
- a CDS encoding DivIVA domain-containing protein, with translation MMFLMWILLILVLGALTVVGTWAWGRIFGRGEVDAPVLDQARVREHNQEALDRGDLDDVRFDLVIRGYRPDQVDAVVEALWQRIKALEEQAAQREQVKSD
- a CDS encoding DUF1003 domain-containing protein, with protein sequence MAERERIHFLDTPVAKSKRKFININDDAVGAVAEKVARFFGTGKYLMWQTVIVIVWIALNVGGFWWNWDPYPFILLNLAFSTQAAYAAPLILLAQNRQEDRDKVTLNNDRRRAEQTKADTEFLARELAGVRLAVGDMVSRDYLRHELEDVHALLERIEAKLDDAAAQAMESPADLREPTQGDLREETRP
- a CDS encoding magnesium transporter MgtE N-terminal domain-containing protein; the encoded protein is MSAVTRVYSGRLSGMVVRGPDMDPIGRVRDVVVNIRPEGHTSRALGLVVELVNKRKIFVPMLRIAAIEPGDITLATGSVSMRSFQPRTGELTVMGDLVGSKIHTDEPELEHLHGRAVEIADVELERTRTRDWVLSRVAVFGARQGFRSRELFTVEWQYVHGITAAGVGRTDTLADTIASFEDMRPADVANYLHSLPSTQRNQLANELDDDRLADVLQEMPDERQAELLETLDIERAADVLEEMDPDDAADILQELPDNTAEVLLELMDPEESAPVRRLMSFSPDTVGALMTPEPLILSPQTTVAEALALARDPELPTSLASLIFVVRPPTATPTGRYLGCVHLQKLLREPPSTLISGILDPDLPPLYADDDQETAARYFATYNLVCGPVIDEDNHLLGAVAVDDLLDHMLPENWREHGLRPHQRG
- the sigE gene encoding RNA polymerase sigma factor SigE; its protein translation is MTHERDDNAMLADAPGDTEALTGTAAFDAGTGDMPSWGELVAEHADSVYRLAYRLSGDQHDAEDLTQETFMRVFRSLKHYQPGTFRGWLHRITTNLFLDMVRHRNKIRMEALPEDYERVPGTDMTPEQAYHVNHLNPVLQEALDQLAPDFRVAVVLCDVVGMSYEEIADTLGVKMGTVRSRIHRGRSQLRASLENAAEGSEDARLLLPIAQR
- a CDS encoding O-methyltransferase, giving the protein MTETAFDSLRDFINSLPAQDEGPEASVDKAIAAARRDAEEYGLNAPDHLTGMLLSTLTAAGGREKSMGAIALTPALAVVGLYLLRGMPGQGTVTCIDPEAEHQRQAKESFRAAGYPPSRGRFLPSRPLDVLSRMAPASYQLVYAEVEPVDLRAVIDAAWPLLVPGGTLVLADALLDATVGDASRKDQATVAARTAQEHLGSLGEQALVSHLPFGAGMTLVTRLS